From the genome of Streptomyces sp. V1I1, one region includes:
- the shc gene encoding squalene--hopene cyclase has product MTATTDGSSGPAGAGAAAASRTTDTHPADRPAASDVLEAAGRAAQRSVEHLLGRQDAQGWWKGDLETNVTMDAEDLLLRQFLGIQDSRITEAAARFIRGEQREDGTWATFYGGPGELSTTIEAYVALRLAGDRPDDPHMARASAWIRQRGGIAASRVFTRIWLALFGWWKWDDLPELPPELIFLPKWFPLNIYDFGCWARQTIVPLTVVSAKRPVRPAPFALDELHTDARVPNPPKPLASAASWDGFFQRADKALHAYHKVAPRRLRGAAMNAAARWIIERQENDGCWGGIQPPAVYSVIALHLLGYDLQHPVMRAGLESLDRFALWREDGARMIEACQSPVWDTCLATIALADAGLPADHPALVKAADWMLAEEIVRPGDWAVRRPQLSPSGWAFEFHNDNYPDIDDTAEVILALRRVKHPDPQSVDAAVARAGAWTLGMQSRNGAWAAFDADNTSAFPNRLPFCDFGEVIDPPSADVTAHVVEMLAYEGKAQHPRTRRGIEWLLAEQELSGAWFGRWGVNYVYGTGSVVPALTAAGLPVSHPAIRRAVRWLESVQNDDGGWGEDLRSYLPQRLRPGGTPMQQWIGHGASTASQTAWALLALLAAGERESKSVERGVAWLAETQQADGSWDEPYFTGTGFPWDFSINYHLYRQVFPLTALGRYVHGEPFADRADSREGG; this is encoded by the coding sequence ATGACAGCGACGACCGACGGAAGCAGCGGGCCCGCGGGGGCCGGCGCAGCCGCGGCCAGCAGAACAACCGACACTCATCCTGCCGACCGCCCCGCTGCGAGTGACGTCCTCGAAGCCGCCGGACGGGCCGCACAACGCTCCGTGGAGCATCTGCTCGGTCGCCAGGACGCCCAGGGCTGGTGGAAGGGCGACCTCGAGACCAATGTGACGATGGACGCCGAGGATCTGCTGCTCCGTCAGTTCCTCGGCATCCAGGACTCGCGCATCACCGAGGCGGCCGCCCGCTTCATCCGGGGCGAGCAGCGTGAGGACGGCACCTGGGCCACCTTCTACGGCGGGCCCGGCGAACTCTCCACCACCATCGAGGCATACGTCGCGCTCCGGCTGGCCGGCGACAGGCCGGACGATCCGCACATGGCGCGCGCCTCCGCCTGGATCAGGCAACGGGGCGGCATCGCGGCGAGCCGGGTCTTCACCCGGATCTGGCTGGCGCTGTTCGGCTGGTGGAAGTGGGACGACCTTCCCGAACTGCCGCCCGAACTGATCTTCCTGCCCAAGTGGTTCCCGCTCAACATCTACGACTTCGGCTGCTGGGCGCGCCAGACCATCGTGCCGCTCACCGTCGTCTCGGCGAAGCGGCCGGTGCGGCCCGCGCCATTCGCGCTCGACGAGCTGCACACCGACGCCCGGGTGCCGAACCCGCCCAAGCCCCTTGCTTCCGCGGCGAGTTGGGACGGATTCTTCCAGCGCGCCGACAAGGCGCTGCATGCGTACCACAAGGTCGCACCGCGCCGGCTGCGCGGAGCGGCCATGAACGCCGCAGCGCGCTGGATCATCGAGCGCCAGGAGAACGACGGCTGCTGGGGTGGCATCCAGCCGCCCGCCGTCTACTCCGTGATCGCCCTGCATCTGCTCGGCTACGACCTTCAGCACCCCGTGATGCGGGCCGGTCTTGAGTCGCTCGACCGGTTCGCCTTATGGCGCGAGGACGGTGCGCGGATGATCGAGGCCTGTCAGTCGCCCGTCTGGGACACCTGCCTGGCCACCATCGCCCTCGCCGACGCCGGGCTGCCGGCGGATCACCCCGCGCTGGTCAAGGCCGCCGACTGGATGCTGGCCGAGGAGATCGTACGGCCCGGCGACTGGGCCGTACGCAGACCTCAACTCTCGCCCAGCGGCTGGGCGTTCGAGTTCCACAACGACAACTACCCGGACATCGACGACACGGCCGAGGTGATCCTCGCCCTGCGACGGGTCAAACACCCCGATCCGCAGTCGGTCGACGCGGCGGTCGCGCGGGCCGGCGCCTGGACCCTCGGGATGCAGTCCAGGAATGGTGCCTGGGCCGCGTTCGACGCCGACAACACCAGTGCTTTCCCCAACCGGCTGCCGTTCTGCGACTTCGGTGAGGTCATCGACCCGCCGTCGGCGGACGTCACCGCGCATGTCGTCGAGATGCTGGCCTACGAGGGCAAGGCCCAACACCCCCGTACCCGGCGCGGTATCGAGTGGCTGCTGGCCGAACAGGAGCTCAGCGGCGCCTGGTTCGGCCGCTGGGGTGTCAACTACGTGTACGGAACAGGCTCGGTGGTCCCCGCGCTGACCGCGGCCGGACTGCCGGTCTCGCACCCCGCGATCCGCCGGGCCGTCCGCTGGCTCGAATCCGTCCAGAACGACGACGGAGGCTGGGGCGAGGACCTGCGCTCCTACCTCCCCCAGAGACTTCGTCCTGGGGGGACCCCCATGCAGCAGTGGATCGGCCACGGCGCCTCCACCGCCTCCCAGACCGCCTGGGCGCTGCTCGCGCTGCTCGCGGCGGGGGAGCGGGAGAGCAAGTCGGTCGAGCGGGGCGTGGCCTGGCTCGCCGAGACCCAGCAGGCGGACGGGTCCTGGGACGAGCCGTACTTCACCGGCACCGGTTTCCCCTGGGACTTCTCCATCAACTACCACCTCTACCGGCAGGTCTTCCCGCTCACGGCCCTGGGCCGCTACGTGCACGGGGAGCCCTTCGCCGACCGCGCAGACAGCCGCGAGGGGGGCTGA
- the hpnH gene encoding adenosyl-hopene transferase HpnH: MAMPLRQTIRVGTYLIEQKLRKREKFPLIVELEPLFACNLKCEGCGKIQHPAGILKQRMPVAQAVGAVLESGAPMVSIAGGEPLMHPQIDEIVRQLVAKKKYVFLCTNAMLLRKKIEEFTPSPYFAFAVHIDGLRERHDESVAKEGVFDEAVEAIKEAKKRGFRVTTNSTFFNTDTPQTVIEVLNYLNDDLKVDEMMISPAYAYEKAPDQEHFLGVEQTRELFKKSFAGGNRRRWRLNHSPLFLDFLEGKADFPCTAWAIPNYSLFGWQRPCYLMSDGYVPTYRELIEETDWSKYGRGKDPRCANCMAHCGYEPTAVLATMGSLKESLRAARETVSGNRG; this comes from the coding sequence ATGGCCATGCCGCTCCGTCAGACCATCAGGGTCGGGACGTACCTCATTGAACAGAAGCTCCGCAAGCGTGAGAAGTTTCCGCTCATCGTCGAGCTGGAGCCGCTCTTCGCCTGCAATTTGAAGTGCGAGGGCTGCGGGAAGATCCAGCACCCGGCCGGGATTCTGAAGCAGCGCATGCCGGTCGCGCAGGCAGTCGGGGCGGTGCTCGAGTCAGGGGCCCCAATGGTCTCGATCGCGGGCGGCGAGCCGCTGATGCACCCTCAGATCGATGAAATCGTGCGGCAATTGGTGGCCAAGAAGAAGTACGTATTCCTCTGCACCAATGCCATGCTGCTGCGCAAGAAGATCGAGGAGTTCACCCCTTCTCCCTACTTCGCCTTCGCCGTGCACATCGACGGGCTGCGCGAGCGGCACGACGAGTCGGTTGCCAAGGAAGGCGTGTTCGACGAGGCGGTGGAGGCGATCAAGGAGGCCAAGAAGCGCGGCTTCAGGGTCACCACCAACTCCACCTTCTTCAACACCGACACCCCGCAGACCGTCATCGAGGTGCTCAACTACCTCAATGACGACCTGAAGGTGGACGAGATGATGATCTCGCCCGCGTACGCCTACGAGAAGGCGCCCGACCAGGAGCACTTCCTCGGCGTGGAGCAGACCCGCGAGCTCTTCAAGAAGTCCTTCGCGGGCGGCAACCGGCGGCGCTGGCGGCTCAACCACTCGCCGCTCTTCCTCGACTTCCTCGAGGGCAAGGCGGACTTCCCGTGCACGGCGTGGGCGATCCCGAACTACTCGCTCTTCGGCTGGCAGCGCCCCTGCTATCTGATGAGCGACGGATACGTCCCCACCTACCGGGAGCTCATCGAGGAGACCGACTGGAGCAAGTACGGCCGCGGCAAGGACCCGCGCTGCGCCAACTGCATGGCGCACTGCGGCTACGAGCCCACCGCCGTCCTCGCCACCATGGGCTCCCTCAAGGAGTCCCTCAGGGCGGCCCGCGAAACCGTCTCGGGAAACCGCGGGTGA
- a CDS encoding polyprenyl synthetase family protein produces the protein MPSASPADDTAAGVDIVALLERGRTMSTPVLRAAVDRLAPPMDTVAAYHFGWIDAQGRPADGDGGKAVRPALALLSAEAAGAAPEVGIPGAVAVELVHNFSLLHDDLMDGDEQRRHRDTVWKVHGPAQAILVGDALFALAGEVLLELGTVEAGRATRRLTTATRKLIDGQAQDISYEHRERVTVEECLEMEGNKTGALLACAVSIGAVLGGADDRTADTLEAYGYHLGLAFQAVDDLLGIWGDPESTGKQTWSDLRQRKKSLPVVAALAAGGPASQRLGELLAADAKSNDFDSFSEEEFATRAALIEKAGGRDWTSQEARRQHAVAIEALGRVDMPEQVRAQLIALADFVVVRKR, from the coding sequence GTGCCCTCGGCGAGCCCTGCTGATGACACCGCAGCGGGAGTCGACATCGTCGCACTGCTGGAGCGCGGGCGGACCATGTCCACCCCCGTGCTGCGCGCAGCCGTGGACAGGCTCGCGCCGCCCATGGACACCGTCGCCGCCTACCACTTCGGCTGGATCGACGCGCAAGGACGGCCCGCCGACGGGGACGGCGGCAAGGCCGTACGCCCCGCGCTCGCGCTGCTGTCCGCCGAGGCGGCCGGCGCCGCCCCCGAGGTCGGCATCCCCGGCGCCGTGGCCGTGGAGCTGGTGCACAACTTCTCGCTGCTGCACGACGACCTGATGGACGGCGACGAGCAGCGCCGCCACCGCGACACCGTCTGGAAGGTGCACGGACCGGCCCAGGCGATCCTCGTCGGCGACGCGCTGTTCGCGCTCGCGGGCGAAGTCCTGCTGGAGCTCGGCACCGTCGAGGCGGGCCGCGCCACGCGCCGGCTGACCACCGCCACGCGCAAGCTCATCGACGGCCAGGCCCAGGACATCTCCTACGAGCACCGCGAGCGGGTCACCGTCGAGGAGTGCCTGGAGATGGAGGGCAACAAGACCGGCGCGCTGCTGGCCTGCGCCGTCTCCATCGGCGCGGTGCTCGGCGGGGCGGACGACCGCACGGCCGACACGCTGGAGGCGTACGGCTACCACCTCGGTCTCGCCTTCCAGGCCGTGGACGATCTGCTGGGCATCTGGGGCGACCCGGAGTCCACCGGCAAGCAGACCTGGAGCGATCTGCGCCAGCGCAAGAAGTCCCTTCCGGTCGTCGCCGCGCTCGCCGCGGGCGGACCGGCCTCACAGCGCCTCGGAGAGCTGCTCGCGGCCGACGCCAAGAGCAATGACTTCGACAGCTTCTCCGAGGAAGAATTCGCTACCAGGGCGGCCCTGATCGAAAAAGCGGGCGGCCGCGACTGGACCTCCCAGGAGGCCCGCAGGCAGCACGCCGTCGCGATCGAGGCGCTGGGCCGCGTCGACATGCCGGAACAGGTGAGGGCGCAGCTCATCGCACTCGCGGACTTCGTCGTCGTACGGAAGAGATGA
- the dxs gene encoding 1-deoxy-D-xylulose-5-phosphate synthase, with protein MTILESIRGPRDVKALTDGELEELAKEIREFLVHAVARTGGHLGPNLGVVELTVALHRVFDSPVDRILWDTGHQSYVHKLLTGRQDFSKLRGKGGLSGYPSREESEHDVIENSHASTVLGWADGLAKAHQVLGSSDHVVAVIGDGALTGGMAWEALNNIAAAKDRPLIIVVNDNERSYAPTIGGLANHLATLRTTDGYERVLAWGKDVLQHTPVVGKPLYESLHGAKKGFKDAFAPQGMFEDLGLKYLGPIDGHDIAAVESALRRAKRFHGPVLVHCLTEKGRGYQPALEDEADRFHTVGVMDPLTCEPLAPSNGPSWTSVFGDEIAAIGAERPDVVAITAAMLHPVGLTKFAERFPDRVWDVGIAEQHAVVSAAGLATGGLHPVVAVYATFLNRAFDQLLMDVALHKCGVTFVLDRAGVTGVDGPSHNGMWDMSILQVVPGLRIAAPRDADRLRAELREAVDADDAPTVLRFPKESVGEPVGAIGRIGGMDVLHRADDADVLLVSVGALASVCLQSVELLKGRGIACTVVDPRWVKPVDEQLAPLAAQHRLVAVVEDNSRNGGVGSAVGQALRDAGVDVPLRTYGIPEQFLAHAKRGEVLADIGLTPVEIAGRISAAMAVKERRAEE; from the coding sequence GTGACGATTCTTGAGAGCATCCGGGGGCCGCGCGATGTCAAGGCGCTGACCGATGGCGAACTCGAAGAACTCGCCAAGGAGATCAGAGAGTTCCTGGTGCACGCGGTGGCCAGGACTGGGGGGCATCTGGGTCCCAACCTCGGGGTGGTGGAACTGACCGTCGCCCTGCACCGGGTCTTCGACTCGCCCGTCGACCGCATTCTGTGGGACACCGGGCACCAGAGCTACGTACACAAACTGCTCACCGGCCGACAGGACTTCTCCAAGCTGCGGGGCAAGGGCGGGCTCTCCGGCTACCCCTCCCGCGAGGAGTCCGAGCACGACGTCATAGAGAACTCCCACGCGTCGACGGTCCTCGGCTGGGCGGACGGTCTTGCCAAGGCGCATCAGGTGCTGGGCAGCAGTGATCATGTCGTCGCGGTCATCGGGGACGGCGCGCTCACCGGCGGCATGGCCTGGGAGGCGCTCAACAACATCGCCGCGGCGAAGGACCGGCCGCTGATCATCGTCGTCAACGACAACGAGCGCTCGTACGCCCCGACGATCGGCGGACTCGCCAACCACCTCGCCACACTCCGTACGACCGACGGCTACGAACGGGTGCTGGCCTGGGGCAAGGACGTTCTGCAGCACACCCCCGTCGTCGGGAAGCCGCTGTACGAATCGCTGCACGGCGCGAAGAAGGGGTTCAAGGACGCCTTCGCGCCACAGGGAATGTTCGAGGATCTCGGCCTGAAGTACCTGGGGCCGATAGACGGGCACGACATCGCGGCCGTCGAATCCGCGCTGCGCCGGGCCAAGCGCTTCCACGGGCCCGTACTGGTGCACTGCCTGACCGAGAAGGGCCGCGGCTACCAGCCGGCCCTGGAGGACGAGGCCGACCGCTTCCACACCGTCGGGGTGATGGACCCGCTGACCTGCGAGCCGCTCGCGCCGTCCAACGGGCCGTCCTGGACTTCGGTGTTCGGGGACGAGATCGCCGCGATCGGGGCCGAGCGGCCGGACGTCGTGGCGATCACGGCCGCGATGCTGCACCCCGTCGGTCTGACGAAGTTCGCCGAGCGGTTCCCCGACCGGGTGTGGGACGTCGGGATCGCCGAGCAGCACGCCGTGGTCTCCGCGGCCGGGCTCGCCACCGGCGGGCTGCATCCCGTCGTCGCTGTGTACGCCACCTTCCTCAACCGTGCCTTCGATCAGCTGCTGATGGACGTCGCCCTGCACAAGTGCGGGGTGACATTCGTACTCGACCGGGCGGGCGTCACCGGCGTCGACGGTCCGTCCCACAACGGCATGTGGGACATGTCGATCCTCCAGGTCGTGCCCGGGCTGCGGATCGCCGCGCCGCGCGACGCCGACCGGCTGCGTGCGGAGCTGCGCGAGGCAGTCGATGCGGACGACGCGCCGACCGTGCTGCGCTTCCCGAAGGAGTCGGTGGGCGAGCCGGTCGGGGCGATCGGGCGGATCGGCGGGATGGACGTACTGCACCGGGCGGACGACGCCGATGTGCTGCTGGTGTCGGTGGGCGCGCTCGCGTCCGTCTGCCTGCAGAGTGTCGAGCTGCTCAAGGGCCGCGGCATCGCCTGCACCGTTGTGGACCCGCGCTGGGTCAAGCCCGTCGACGAACAGCTCGCGCCGCTCGCCGCGCAGCACCGTCTGGTGGCCGTGGTGGAGGACAACAGCCGCAACGGCGGGGTCGGTTCGGCCGTCGGACAGGCACTGCGGGACGCCGGCGTGGATGTGCCGCTGCGTACCTACGGCATCCCCGAGCAGTTCCTCGCGCACGCCAAACGCGGCGAGGTACTCGCCGACATCGGGCTCACCCCGGTGGAGATCGCAGGACGGATCAGTGCCGCCATGGCGGTCAAGGAGAGGAGAGCTGAGGAATGA
- a CDS encoding aspartate aminotransferase family protein, whose product MTEPPTGTEPLKGFDLAGLLAERGAERYELHARHLNHQLPRMLHTIGFDKIYERAEGAYFWDADGNDYLDMLAGFGVMGLGRHHPVVRKALHDVLDASLADLTRFDCQPLPGLLAEKLLAHSPHLDRVFFGNSGTEAVETALKFARYATGKPRILYCSHAFHGLTTGSLSVNGEAGFRDGFAPLLPDTAIGLGDLAALERELTRGDVAGFVVEPIQGKGVHATPPGFLYAAQELLHKHKALLIADEVQTGLGRTGDFYAYQYEEGVEPDLVCVAKALSGGYVPVGATLGKDWIFKKVYSSMDRVLVHSASFGSNAQAMAAGLAVLSVIEDEQVVANARVTGELLRSRLAALVDRYELLHEVRGRGLMVGIEFGRPDSIKLRSRWTMLQAARKGLFAQMVVVPLLQKHRILTQVSGDHLEVIKLIPPLTIGEREVDRFVAAFTAVMDDAHGGGGLMWDFGKTLVKQAVANR is encoded by the coding sequence ATGACCGAGCCGCCGACGGGCACCGAGCCGCTCAAGGGCTTCGATCTGGCCGGACTCCTCGCGGAGCGCGGGGCAGAGCGCTATGAGCTGCATGCGCGACATCTCAACCACCAGCTGCCGCGCATGCTGCACACCATCGGCTTCGACAAGATCTACGAACGGGCCGAGGGCGCGTACTTCTGGGACGCCGACGGCAACGACTATCTCGACATGCTCGCGGGCTTCGGGGTGATGGGGCTCGGCCGGCACCACCCGGTCGTACGCAAGGCGCTGCACGACGTCCTGGACGCCTCGCTCGCGGACCTCACGCGCTTCGACTGCCAGCCGCTGCCCGGGCTGCTCGCGGAGAAGCTGCTGGCGCACAGTCCGCACCTGGACCGGGTGTTCTTCGGCAACAGCGGTACGGAGGCGGTGGAGACCGCGCTGAAGTTCGCCCGGTACGCCACCGGGAAGCCGAGGATCCTGTACTGCTCGCACGCCTTCCACGGGCTGACCACCGGATCCCTGTCGGTCAACGGGGAGGCGGGGTTCCGGGACGGATTCGCGCCGCTGCTGCCCGACACCGCGATCGGGCTCGGCGATCTGGCCGCGCTGGAGCGGGAGCTGACGCGCGGCGATGTGGCGGGCTTCGTCGTGGAGCCGATCCAGGGCAAGGGCGTGCACGCGACGCCCCCCGGGTTCCTGTACGCGGCCCAGGAGCTGCTGCACAAGCACAAGGCGCTGCTGATCGCGGACGAGGTACAGACGGGCCTGGGCAGGACCGGCGACTTCTACGCGTACCAGTACGAGGAAGGGGTCGAGCCGGATCTGGTCTGTGTGGCGAAGGCGCTCTCGGGCGGTTACGTACCGGTCGGAGCGACCCTCGGCAAGGACTGGATCTTCAAGAAGGTCTACTCGTCGATGGACCGGGTGCTGGTGCACTCGGCGAGCTTCGGATCCAACGCCCAGGCGATGGCCGCCGGGCTCGCCGTCCTCTCGGTGATCGAGGACGAGCAGGTCGTCGCCAATGCGCGGGTGACCGGCGAGCTGCTGCGCTCCCGGCTGGCGGCGCTCGTCGACCGCTATGAGCTGCTGCACGAGGTGCGGGGGCGCGGCCTGATGGTCGGCATCGAGTTCGGCCGGCCCGACTCGATCAAGCTGCGCAGTCGCTGGACCATGCTTCAGGCGGCCCGCAAGGGTCTCTTCGCGCAGATGGTCGTGGTGCCTCTGCTGCAGAAGCACCGGATCCTCACCCAGGTCTCCGGGGACCATCTGGAAGTGATCAAGTTGATTCCGCCGCTGACCATCGGTGAGCGGGAGGTCGACCGGTTCGTGGCGGCCTTCACGGCCGTGATGGACGACGCCCACGGCGGCGGCGGGCTGATGTGGGACTTCGGCAAGACGCTGGTCAAGCAGGCGGTCGCCAACCGCTGA
- the hpnE gene encoding hydroxysqualene dehydroxylase HpnE, which yields MTDDDTRSRHAVVIGGGLAGVTAALQLADAGVGVTLLEGRPRLGGLAFSFRRGDLTVDNGQHVYLRCCTAYRWFLDRVDGAHLAPLQDRLDVPVLDVAPARGPRLGRLRRTALPVPLHLAAGLATYPHLSLAERASVGRAALALGKLDPADPALDGIDFATWLGRHGQSQRTVEALWDLVGVATLNATAPNASMGLAAMVFKTGLLSEPGAADIGWARVPLGDLHDTLARKALDSAGVRTELSTRVRSISRAGLGRWQVEVDGEQLDADTVVLAVPQREAHALLPEGALDDPDRLLDIGTAPILNIHVLYDRKVLRRPFFAALGTPVQWVFDRTEASGLRDGQYLALSQSAAEDEIDAPVAALRERYLPELERLLPAARGARVSDFFVTRERTATFAPAPGVGRLRPGARTRAPGLYLAGSWTATGWPATMESAVRSGFSAAGAALSALGRHHEHPLKEAA from the coding sequence ATGACGGACGACGACACGCGGTCCCGGCACGCGGTGGTTATCGGCGGAGGACTCGCCGGAGTCACCGCGGCGCTGCAACTCGCCGACGCGGGAGTCGGCGTCACCCTCCTCGAAGGCCGCCCGCGTCTGGGCGGCCTCGCCTTCTCCTTCCGCCGCGGAGACCTCACCGTCGACAACGGCCAGCATGTGTACCTGCGCTGCTGCACCGCGTACCGCTGGTTCCTCGACCGAGTGGACGGCGCTCATCTCGCCCCGCTCCAGGACCGGTTGGACGTGCCCGTACTGGACGTCGCACCGGCTCGCGGACCGCGTCTCGGACGGCTGCGCCGCACCGCGCTGCCCGTACCGCTGCACCTCGCCGCCGGACTCGCCACCTATCCGCACCTCTCGCTCGCCGAGCGCGCGTCCGTCGGGCGCGCCGCACTCGCGCTCGGGAAGCTGGACCCGGCCGACCCGGCGCTGGACGGCATCGACTTCGCCACCTGGCTGGGCCGCCACGGCCAGTCCCAGCGCACCGTCGAAGCCCTCTGGGACCTGGTCGGCGTGGCGACGCTGAACGCCACCGCGCCGAACGCCTCGATGGGCCTCGCCGCCATGGTCTTCAAGACCGGACTGCTCTCCGAGCCCGGCGCCGCCGACATCGGCTGGGCCCGTGTGCCGCTCGGGGACCTGCACGACACGCTGGCCCGCAAGGCCCTCGACTCGGCCGGCGTACGCACCGAGCTCTCGACCCGGGTACGGAGCATCTCCCGCGCGGGCCTCGGGCGTTGGCAGGTCGAGGTGGACGGCGAGCAACTGGACGCGGACACCGTCGTCCTCGCCGTACCGCAGCGCGAGGCCCATGCGCTGCTGCCCGAAGGGGCCCTCGACGACCCCGACCGGCTGCTCGACATCGGCACCGCGCCGATCCTCAACATCCATGTCCTGTACGACCGCAAGGTGCTGCGCCGCCCCTTCTTCGCCGCGCTCGGCACCCCGGTCCAGTGGGTCTTCGACCGCACCGAGGCCTCCGGACTGCGGGACGGCCAGTATCTGGCGCTGTCCCAGTCAGCCGCCGAGGACGAGATCGATGCGCCCGTCGCCGCACTGCGCGAGCGGTATCTGCCCGAGCTGGAGCGGCTGCTGCCCGCCGCGCGAGGCGCCCGGGTAAGCGACTTCTTCGTCACCCGGGAGCGGACGGCGACCTTCGCCCCGGCCCCAGGCGTCGGCCGGCTGCGACCGGGTGCGCGCACCCGGGCCCCCGGCCTGTACCTTGCGGGCTCGTGGACCGCCACCGGGTGGCCCGCGACCATGGAGAGCGCCGTACGCAGCGGATTCAGCGCCGCGGGCGCCGCACTCTCCGCGCTCGGCCGCCACCATGAACATCCGCTCAAGGAGGCGGCGTGA
- a CDS encoding 1-hydroxy-2-methyl-2-butenyl 4-diphosphate reductase, which translates to MEGSPEPSSGSAAPLLIACALGIEKLALRSGDRSGALGPVTVLRTGMGPHNAERAVLGALGGDGPLRNAAVVASGFCAGLAPGMHPGDLVVADETRHAAGATACTDTELLVKAVARAVPGRTVHTGPLIGSDHVVRGHERADLRATGAIAVDMESAATLRGALSTGSRPVAAVRVVVDAPEHELVRISTVHGGISAFRVLRAVLPAFFEWHRSFLLPRR; encoded by the coding sequence ATGGAAGGATCCCCGGAGCCGTCGTCCGGCTCCGCCGCGCCGCTGCTGATCGCCTGTGCGCTCGGCATCGAGAAGCTCGCCCTGCGCAGCGGCGACCGCAGCGGCGCACTCGGCCCGGTGACGGTGCTCCGTACCGGCATGGGGCCGCACAACGCGGAGCGTGCCGTGCTGGGCGCGCTGGGCGGTGACGGGCCGCTGCGGAACGCGGCGGTCGTCGCCTCCGGCTTCTGTGCCGGGCTCGCCCCCGGGATGCACCCCGGGGACCTGGTCGTCGCCGACGAGACCCGGCACGCCGCCGGCGCCACGGCCTGTACGGATACGGAACTGCTGGTCAAGGCGGTGGCCAGGGCCGTGCCCGGACGCACCGTGCACACCGGCCCGCTGATCGGGTCCGACCATGTCGTGCGGGGTCACGAGCGGGCCGACCTGCGCGCCACCGGGGCGATCGCCGTGGACATGGAGTCCGCGGCCACGCTGCGCGGTGCCCTGAGCACCGGATCCCGTCCGGTTGCGGCCGTCCGGGTGGTCGTGGACGCTCCCGAGCATGAACTCGTCCGGATTAGCACGGTCCACGGTGGAATATCAGCTTTCCGTGTTCTTCGTGCCGTCCTTCCTGCTTTCTTTGAATGGCACCGTTCTTTTCTGCTCCCCAGGAGGTGA
- the ispG gene encoding flavodoxin-dependent (E)-4-hydroxy-3-methylbut-2-enyl-diphosphate synthase: MSAGEPVALGLPELPARPIAMRRTSRRIQVGPVAVGGDAPVSVQSMTTTRTSDIGATLQQIAELTASGCQIVRVACPTQDDADALATIARKSQIPVIADIHFQPKYVFAAIDAGCAAVRVNPGNIKQFDDKVKEIARAASDAGIPIRIGVNAGSLDRRLLAKYGKATPEALVESALWEASLFEEHGFRDIKISVKHNDPVVMVGAYRQLAAACDYPLHLGVTEAGPAFQGTIKSAVAFGALLSEGIGDTIRVSLSAPPAEEVKVGIQILESLNLKQRRLEIVSCPSCGRAQVDVYKLADQVTAGLEGMEVPLRVAVMGCVVNGPGEAREADLGVASGNGKGQIFVKGEVIKTVPESKIVETLIEEAMKIAESMEDAGAASGPPAVTVS; encoded by the coding sequence ATGTCCGCAGGAGAGCCAGTCGCACTGGGGCTCCCGGAGCTGCCGGCCCGGCCGATCGCGATGCGCCGCACCTCGCGGCGTATCCAGGTCGGGCCGGTGGCCGTCGGCGGGGACGCTCCCGTATCGGTGCAGTCGATGACGACCACGCGCACTTCGGACATCGGCGCGACGTTGCAGCAGATTGCGGAACTGACCGCGTCCGGCTGCCAGATCGTACGGGTGGCGTGTCCGACCCAGGACGACGCGGACGCGCTTGCCACCATCGCGCGCAAGTCGCAGATCCCGGTGATCGCGGACATTCACTTCCAGCCGAAGTACGTGTTCGCGGCGATCGACGCCGGGTGTGCGGCGGTGCGGGTGAACCCGGGCAACATCAAGCAGTTCGACGACAAGGTCAAGGAGATCGCCCGCGCCGCGTCGGATGCGGGGATTCCGATCCGGATCGGGGTGAACGCCGGTTCGCTGGACCGGAGGCTGCTCGCCAAGTACGGGAAGGCGACGCCGGAGGCGCTCGTCGAGTCGGCGCTGTGGGAGGCGTCGCTCTTCGAGGAGCACGGCTTCCGCGACATCAAGATCTCGGTCAAGCACAACGACCCGGTCGTGATGGTGGGCGCCTACCGGCAGCTGGCGGCCGCCTGCGACTATCCGCTGCATCTCGGCGTGACGGAGGCCGGACCCGCCTTCCAGGGCACGATCAAGTCGGCCGTCGCCTTCGGCGCGCTGCTCAGCGAGGGCATCGGCGACACCATCCGGGTCTCGCTGTCCGCCCCGCCGGCCGAAGAGGTCAAGGTCGGCATCCAGATCCTGGAGTCCCTCAACCTCAAGCAGCGCCGCCTGGAGATCGTCTCCTGCCCCTCCTGCGGCCGTGCCCAGGTCGATGTCTACAAGCTCGCCGACCAGGTCACGGCCGGCCTCGAAGGCATGGAGGTGCCGCTGCGCGTCGCCGTCATGGGGTGTGTCGTCAACGGCCCGGGCGAGGCGAGGGAAGCGGACCTCGGAGTGGCGTCGGGCAATGGGAAGGGTCAGATCTTCGTCAAGGGTGAGGTCATCAAGACCGTGCCCGAGTCGAAGATCGTCGAGACCCTCATCGAAGAGGCGATGAAGATCGCCGAATCCATGGAGGACGCAGGGGCGGCCTCAGGGCCGCCCGCCGTCACCGTGAGCTGA